The Pseudophryne corroboree isolate aPseCor3 chromosome 2, aPseCor3.hap2, whole genome shotgun sequence genome has a segment encoding these proteins:
- the LOC135049844 gene encoding uncharacterized protein LOC135049844, producing the protein TECLSAISSWMTSRHLKLNISKTELIIFPPANSSFQPDISITVENSAITPTPQARCLGVILDSELSFVTHIQSVSRSCYIHLRNISKICPYLTQDTAKTLIHALIISRIDYCNSLLTGLPKHRHSPLQSILNAAARLIFLARRSSSADPLCQSLHWLPVFYRIKYKILLLTYKAINQTAPTYISSLISKYLPTRHLRSAQDLRLSSTRITCSHSKLQDFIRASPTLWNALPRTVRLASSLQTFKCSLKTHLFRQAYQIPDPPT; encoded by the coding sequence actgaatgcctttctgccatttcatcttggatgacatctcgccacctcaaacttaatatttccaaaacagaattaattatatttccaccggccaatagtagtttccaacctgatatctctatcactgttgagaactctgcaatcacccctaccccacaagctcgctgcctaggtgtcattcttgactctgaactgtcctttgttacccacattcaatctgtctcaagatcatgttacatacatctaagaaacatatccaaaatatgcccttatcttacacaagacacagcaaaaactctaatccatgctctcattatctcccgcattgattattgtaatagtctcctgaccggtcttcccaaacataggcactcaccactacaatccattttgaatgcagctgcgaggctaatcttccttgccagacgttcatcgtctgcagatccgctctgtcagtccctccattggttaccggtattctaccgtattaaatataaaatacttttactcacatacaaggctattaaccaaactgcaccaacatacatctcttcactcatctcaaaatatctccctacccgacatctccgctctgcacaagatctacgtctctcatccacacgcattacttgttcacactcaaaattacaggactttatccgggcttcacccactctgtggaatgccctcccacgcacagtaagactcgcctctagtctccaaacctttaaatgttccctgaaaactcacctcttcagacaagcctatcaaattccagacccacccacataa